The following are encoded in a window of Haloarcula halophila genomic DNA:
- a CDS encoding DHH family phosphoesterase — protein sequence MTPVVAQLDGRADAAVAAVRDQPVLAAAVVCLVVLLALAGWLIWRHLCRTPAGRFRAVLADYEEIAVLMHPNPDPDAMSCSLAVAELAGAVDTAATMVYPGEIRRPENRAFETVLDLEFERIESAGEIGPEQIVLVDHNEPRGFPGAETIDPVAVVDHHPGNGTGTRFTDVRTDDGACTTIFAEYFAELDWEFYEVETGVGDGTFDGTDVPDEMLPSHVATGMLYGIQSDTRSLTNGCSSADFRAASFLYQGIDGDLLNRIANPQVDAEVLDVKARAVTNRDVRAPYAYSDVGEVSNSDAIPQAADELETLEGVSAVVVVGQSDKTLRLAGRSRDDRVHIGRVIESVLDDVPMAEGGGHARMGGGQLSVDHLNGIGPGNGISRDELREQLFDAMSGQQ from the coding sequence ATGACACCAGTGGTGGCACAGCTCGATGGTCGGGCTGATGCCGCTGTGGCAGCGGTCAGAGACCAGCCCGTCCTCGCCGCGGCAGTCGTCTGTCTCGTCGTGTTGCTCGCGCTCGCGGGCTGGCTGATCTGGCGGCACCTCTGTCGGACTCCGGCAGGCCGATTTCGTGCTGTTCTGGCCGACTACGAGGAGATCGCCGTCCTCATGCATCCCAACCCTGATCCGGACGCGATGTCCTGTTCGCTCGCGGTCGCCGAACTCGCCGGCGCGGTCGACACGGCGGCGACGATGGTGTATCCGGGCGAGATCCGCCGTCCGGAGAACCGTGCTTTCGAGACGGTCCTGGACCTGGAGTTCGAACGGATCGAGTCGGCCGGGGAGATCGGTCCCGAACAGATCGTTCTCGTCGACCACAACGAGCCACGGGGGTTCCCGGGGGCCGAGACCATCGACCCCGTCGCTGTCGTCGACCATCATCCGGGCAACGGGACCGGGACACGCTTTACCGACGTACGGACCGACGACGGCGCGTGTACCACCATCTTCGCCGAGTACTTCGCGGAACTGGACTGGGAGTTCTACGAGGTCGAGACGGGTGTTGGCGACGGGACGTTCGACGGGACCGACGTTCCCGACGAGATGCTTCCGTCCCACGTCGCGACCGGGATGCTCTACGGTATCCAGTCCGACACCAGATCGCTGACCAACGGCTGTTCCTCTGCCGATTTCCGGGCAGCTTCGTTCCTCTATCAGGGGATCGACGGGGATCTGCTCAACCGCATCGCGAACCCACAGGTCGACGCCGAAGTCCTCGACGTGAAAGCGCGTGCGGTCACCAACCGTGACGTCCGGGCACCCTACGCATACAGCGACGTCGGGGAGGTATCGAACTCCGATGCGATCCCGCAGGCCGCAGACGAACTGGAGACCTTAGAGGGTGTCTCGGCGGTCGTCGTCGTCGGTCAGAGCGACAAGACGCTCCGGCTGGCGGGGCGGTCACGGGACGACCGGGTCCACATCGGGCGAGTCATCGAGTCGGTGCTCGACGACGTACCGATGGCGGAGGGCGGTGGCCACGCGCGGATGGGTGGCGGACAACTGTCTGTCGACCATCTGAACGGGATCGGACCGGGCAACGGCATCTCCCGTGACGAACTCCGTGAGCAGTTGTTCGACGCGATGAGCGGACAGCAGTGA
- a CDS encoding HVO_0758 family zinc finger protein: MDSVRKALRAGDVEKDNYGRLSCTACEETLTTDNNPDDIGKVRRCPECGSEWKELG; the protein is encoded by the coding sequence ATGGACTCGGTCAGGAAAGCGCTGCGGGCCGGCGACGTCGAGAAGGACAACTACGGACGACTCTCCTGTACCGCCTGTGAGGAGACGCTGACGACCGACAACAACCCCGACGATATCGGGAAGGTCCGCCGCTGTCCCGAATGTGGCAGCGAGTGGAAGGAGCTGGGGTAG
- a CDS encoding aldo/keto reductase, which yields MATREATWAYRDDHDDFARTFYRRFGDGVVSSIGVGTYLGDPTDGRDDAYHDAVVTALEGGINLVDTAINYRHQRSERVVGRAVADADVDREAVVVATKGGFVPFDGERPADPGAFVQSTYLDTGIVDREDLVRGQHCLTPAFIDDQLDRSLSNLGLETIDLYYVHNPETQLAANSREAVYDRLEATFERLEERAAAGDIEHYGVATWEAFRVPRDHDSYLSLPEVVERARTAADSAGNAATHFRAVQLPFNVRMADAFTVEAHEGADGPQSALWFAHEAGLDVFTSASIMQGELADAIPDDVAARLAGETDAQRAINFARSAPGVTSSLVGTGSVEHARENVDAGRYEPLGADAFDAVFE from the coding sequence ATGGCAACACGGGAGGCGACCTGGGCGTACCGGGACGACCACGACGACTTCGCACGGACGTTCTATCGACGGTTCGGGGACGGTGTCGTCTCCAGCATCGGCGTCGGCACGTACCTCGGTGACCCGACCGACGGGCGCGACGACGCCTACCACGACGCTGTCGTCACCGCCTTGGAAGGCGGGATCAACCTCGTCGACACGGCGATCAACTACCGCCACCAGCGCTCCGAGCGGGTCGTCGGGCGTGCCGTCGCGGACGCCGATGTCGACCGGGAGGCCGTCGTCGTCGCGACCAAGGGCGGGTTCGTCCCGTTCGATGGCGAGCGGCCCGCCGATCCCGGTGCCTTCGTCCAGTCGACGTATCTCGACACCGGAATCGTCGACCGCGAGGACCTCGTCCGGGGTCAACACTGTCTCACGCCGGCGTTTATCGACGACCAGCTCGATCGGTCGCTGTCGAACCTGGGACTGGAGACGATCGATCTCTACTACGTCCACAACCCGGAGACACAACTGGCGGCCAACTCCCGTGAGGCGGTCTACGACCGACTCGAAGCGACCTTCGAGCGGCTGGAGGAACGGGCTGCGGCCGGCGACATCGAGCACTACGGGGTCGCGACCTGGGAGGCGTTCCGGGTCCCACGGGACCACGACAGCTACCTCTCCCTGCCGGAAGTCGTCGAACGGGCCAGAACAGCGGCCGACAGCGCCGGCAACGCTGCGACCCACTTCCGGGCAGTCCAGCTCCCGTTCAACGTCCGGATGGCCGACGCGTTCACGGTCGAGGCACACGAGGGGGCGGACGGTCCCCAGTCGGCGCTGTGGTTCGCCCACGAGGCGGGGTTGGACGTGTTCACGAGCGCCTCGATCATGCAGGGGGAGCTCGCGGACGCGATCCCCGACGATGTCGCCGCGCGGCTCGCGGGCGAGACCGACGCGCAGCGAGCGATCAACTTCGCACGCAGCGCTCCCGGCGTTACCTCGTCGCTGGTCGGGACGGGATCGGTCGAGCACGCGAGGGAAAACGTCGATGCCGGCCGGTACGAACCGCTCGGAGCGGACGCCTTCGACGCCGTCTTCGAGTGA
- a CDS encoding SDR family oxidoreductase, with translation MTERVVILGCGYVGLELGRQLTPAHEVVGVRRSEAGLEAVAEAGLEAVEADITDPSSLDAVPDADWLVFAASSGGRGAEAAREVYVDGLETVIDQFWSRSDPPERLVYTSSTGVYGDHDGDWVDESTPLAPQTEKTRVLAEAERVARERPAEYGGHGTVARFAGLYGPDRYRLDRYLTGPVTAGYLNMIHRDDAAGAVRFLLTEDHRAETVLVVDDEPVEKWAFADWLAEQCDVEFPPKQTKTERLADDDLSETARRRIQTSKRCSNALLRELGYEFAFPTFREGYHAAVEASLE, from the coding sequence GTGACCGAACGCGTCGTCATCCTCGGCTGTGGCTACGTCGGGCTAGAACTCGGGCGACAGCTGACGCCGGCACACGAGGTCGTCGGCGTCCGTCGGTCCGAAGCGGGACTTGAGGCGGTCGCCGAGGCTGGTCTGGAAGCGGTCGAGGCCGATATCACGGACCCGTCGTCGCTGGATGCGGTCCCGGACGCCGACTGGCTCGTCTTCGCGGCCAGTTCCGGAGGCCGCGGTGCCGAGGCGGCCCGGGAGGTGTACGTCGACGGCTTGGAGACGGTGATCGATCAGTTCTGGAGCCGCTCGGACCCGCCCGAACGGCTCGTCTACACGTCCAGTACTGGCGTCTACGGCGACCACGACGGCGATTGGGTCGACGAGTCGACGCCGCTCGCTCCTCAGACGGAGAAGACCCGGGTCCTCGCGGAGGCCGAGCGTGTCGCCCGTGAACGGCCGGCAGAGTACGGTGGCCACGGGACAGTCGCCCGCTTCGCCGGGCTCTACGGTCCGGACCGATACCGGTTGGACCGCTACCTAACGGGGCCGGTGACGGCTGGCTATCTCAACATGATCCACCGGGACGATGCGGCCGGTGCCGTCCGGTTCCTGCTTACGGAGGACCACCGGGCGGAGACGGTACTGGTCGTCGACGACGAGCCCGTCGAGAAGTGGGCCTTCGCGGACTGGCTCGCCGAACAGTGTGACGTGGAGTTCCCGCCCAAGCAGACGAAAACCGAACGGTTGGCCGACGACGACCTCTCCGAGACGGCCCGCCGACGCATCCAGACGAGCAAGCGTTGCTCGAACGCGCTGTTGCGGGAACTGGGCTACGAGTTCGCGTTCCCGACCTTCCGTGAGGGATACCACGCGGCCGTCGAGGCCTCCCTCGAGTAG
- a CDS encoding DUF5791 family protein, whose protein sequence is MLRAEFPDAAEQSPGELLAAYESVLAGTVDAAGVNTVAEQTGLDRAVIEALADGEGADVTLADAAAVLATDPDRPDAGAIEAEARDILLMGMTTAVMDVESLASGIDSELDAKEIQQKIEGRYPVTLAEYARLHQYIESRKQ, encoded by the coding sequence ATGCTCAGAGCGGAGTTTCCGGACGCGGCCGAGCAGTCCCCGGGGGAGTTGCTCGCGGCCTACGAGTCGGTCCTGGCGGGGACGGTCGACGCTGCCGGTGTCAACACTGTCGCCGAGCAGACGGGGCTGGACCGGGCCGTGATCGAGGCGTTGGCAGACGGCGAGGGGGCGGACGTGACCCTCGCGGACGCGGCGGCCGTCCTGGCGACGGACCCGGACAGGCCCGACGCGGGAGCGATCGAAGCCGAGGCACGCGACATCCTCCTGATGGGGATGACCACGGCCGTGATGGACGTCGAGTCGCTGGCTTCCGGGATCGACAGCGAACTCGACGCCAAAGAGATTCAGCAGAAGATCGAGGGGCGATACCCGGTGACACTCGCCGAGTACGCACGTCTCCACCAGTACATCGAGAGCCGGAAACAGTGA